The genome window tatttatttatttgtcagaggtgGGGGatgcacaagaaggcagagtggcaggcagaggcagagggagaagcaggctccctgacgagcagggaacccgatgcagggctcgatcccagcaccctgggatcatgacctgagccaaaggcagccgcttaaccaagccacccaggtctccctaTTAATCAAAATTTAATCAGTGCCCCAGATCTTTAATTAACAGAAatttgagtaaattttaaaagtattccaACTTAGAGAAGTtggaaataaataatctttccaaCTTAGAAAAGTTTGAGTCACTACCTTATGGGTAGAGATTGAGTCAGTACTAAAGCAAATGGTTTCTTTTCCCAGTATCTTCTCTGTAGAGTATGATTTGTGAATTCTATCGTACATTATATGACATCTTTGTGGTGCATATGCAGTCTGTCTGTAGTAGAGGAAGTAGGCAGAAAAGGCTTGTGTGAGTGCGTAGTTTGACCTCATGCCTTATTCTTAGgactttctctttgtcattatTAAGTTTGAATTATTAGATGAAGGTCTAATATTTTCTGGCttgtttattagaaaaaaaattgcaatggTTCTCTTCACGGAGCCAGTTCTtgattatttatatgtaaattatgtgGCAACCTATTATGGGATGTTCCAAACATTCATAAAAGTACTCATTCCCAGGGAGCCTAGGtaggtcagttggttaagcatctgccttgggcttgggtcatgatcccaagtcctgggattgagccccacatcgggcttcctgcttagcagaaagcctgcttctctttctccctctgcttgctactcaccctgcttgctctctttctctctctgtcaaataaatgaataaataatcttttaaaaattacctattCCCACTATTAGAAGTTGATCAACccctccttaatttttttttttttttaaagattttatttatttgttagagagcaggaacagggggagtagcaggcagagggggaaatagactccctgctgagcaaggagcctgttgtgagacttgatcccaggaccctgggatcatgacccgagctgaaggcagactctattttttttttttaaagatttttatttatttatttgacagacagagatcacaagtaggcagaaaggcaggcagagtgagagagaggaggaagcagacttcctgctaagcgagagccccatgtggggctcaatcccaggaccctaggatcataacctgagccgaaggcagaggttttaacccactgagccacccaggtgccccaaaaggcagactcttaactacctGAACTACTGAGGGGTCCCAGCCCGTCCttaatcttgtttcatctttattGTAACCACTTTTCTAGCATCTTTCCCCCCAAATCTGAAACAATATGAGTCAAATCCCAGGCATCATTGAATAGgtatttcagtttttctggtctgtaagaatgctttaaaaatcagGACCACAATTTCATCACACAAAAtattagtaatagtaataacagtTTAATCAATAGTGTTTGATATATACCTTAATATGTTATTTAAACTTTGGTAAATCTTAAAGGGAAGAAAGATATTTCTTCTGAAAAGTTATTATGTCTatgtttaaaataactttatgagGAAACCATTGAAGCAGCTCTGACGTATTTTCCTTTATGCAGAAAAAAGCTGTGGTGATCCGTCACCTGTATAACGAAGATGGTGTTAACATTCCTGAAGATACGATAAGTACAGTAACAGATGTTAGTGAAACATTTGATGTGTGTAACTTAAAGACTACTGAAATAGAGATTCCTGAAGTAAAGTTCCCTGAAATCAAGTCTGAACAACAAGTaagaattttgttcttctttaacaGATGCAAGGATTTCTTACTTTGATGTACATGATAACTTCAGCATCTAAACTTTGGAATGCCTCTAACCTTTTGAGTCACGAATCATAATATAACACCTTTTAccattatttaagaataaataagtgTACTGTATAGGATCAACAGATACTATTTGCTGCTTATGTTTAGGGTACTGGACCAGGTGTTACGGGTAAGAATTTACTGATTCAGGGAATTTACAGTCTGGTGAGAGACTGTAATATACTACTTTGTACAGTGAGGGTTCTCTGTTTATCTATGCCTGTCCTTAATGAATGGAGAAACTAGTATACTCATgccatttcattttcctttttgggcCCTCACCATCCCTCTCTCACTCTAAGAATACCTTTCCTATTACTTTATTGTCACAGACTCTATTatagtgtctgtgtgtgtgtctattatAGTGTCTAATCTGCACTGCTCCTgcttaaacttttctttcttctctttcttataaCTTCTCTACATCACAGTAGACAGTTGTCccttataaaaattaacacaGGGTCATGAAGCTTAATTCCTTTTTGTAGCAAACTAAATAGTCTTAATACACTGTCATTTCTTTGTCACTCCCTCTTAGCTTTGTGCTAGGGGCTATTACAAAAAAGTTTGTGACAGTTTTCTCATACCACCAGGTATTGTTCTAAGAGCTTCATGCaaattaatttaatcctcacaggaACCGCATAAAGTAGGtactgggttgttttttgtttgtttgtttgtttgtttcaacatATATAAGGAAATTGAGACCCCAAGGTCATACACCTCAGATGAGGTAGTTTCAGTGTCCGAGCATTCTGTCTCTCCAGATAGCACTCAATTCTCACACTATACTGCCTGTTAACTACTGAGATAACACAGTGCACTGAAAAATGGGATACATTGAATTTTAAGGGAATTTTAGTTGGTGTAGTATAATTTTTAACCTCTATTCATTTTAGGATGTTCAAATCAATCCTGAGATTACTGCACTACAGACTATGCTTGTTGAATGCCAAGAAAAGCTTCAGAAACTGACTTTGGTAGAGAGTAGATTAGactctttagaagaaaaaatgaaaggaaaagtgatggTAAATGAAAAAACGTGGACTAATCTTCTAAGTCGTATCACTCTTCTTGAAACAGAAATGCTTCTGTctaaaaaggtattttctttccttaacatTTCTAGGATCTCAGATACAATTAAGTTTTCATTCATTGTAAAGTGTGTATTCTTTTTAGAAAAGCTAATTATGATAATATTAAGGTAGTGGATACTTAGTTGAAATGAGGCTCTGTTTAGATACAGcctattttgttgctgttgtggttattgtttttctctttatcaacTAAGATAACCTAGCAAGACTCTCTAGCTTCTGCTTTCAGAGCTATTAATACTTGAACAGCtctaagcatttaaaataagGTAGGAtaatgtttgattttctttttaaagattttatttacttatttatttgacacacagagagagaaattacaagtaggcagagaagcaggcagagagagagcggggaagcaggctctcctccgagcagagagcccgatatgggactcgatcccaggaccctgagaccatgacctgagccgaaggcagagccttaacccattgagccatccaggcgccctaatgTTTGATTTTTATGAGAAGCTTGAGATTATATTCTTTAATAGCCTAAATGGCCTATTtttatggggaaaagaaaaaatggacaggaaaaattaaaatcatgacttcctgtttttattcatttactctgATCAAATTATAAATTTCATAGAAATGGTTAACCAAATTTGCCATGGTCTTATCAAAtctaagaaatttgtttttttatttacttaggatTTCAATTTCTGGTtcagttaaaaatgtttaaacattcATCATGTCATCTTTATATCTATGCTTAACAGCAAGAATATAAAACGAGtacatttttctctccattttattctaaatactaatctttattattctaGAATAATGAATATATAGACTTCAGTGAAATGAATGAAGACTACGAATCTAGTAACGACATGGATATTCTGAGTCCTGGTAAGTTCTAATGTTATGACAGTGGTATTGGTGGTATGGCAAGGAGTTTTCAGGAGGATGATTTACATAGGtgtttgataatttttatattcccaAGCCTTATTTTTTAGAAACTGTGGCACCCCTAGAACAAAAACAGTATTGAACTTACAGACTACTGAAGCCAAGCACTGCTAAAAAACGCCAGCTTACATATCTTATATGACATAGTGGTTTGGGCACTAAATTTATTAGACTACACATTTCAGATTTggtaaaatatttcctctttgcatttgtcattcatttattcaaaaaattccaaagctgggcgcctgggtggctcagtgggttaagccactgccttcggctcaggtcatgatctcaagatcctgggatcgagtcccgcatcgggctctctgctcagcagggagcctgcttccctctctctctctctccctgcctgcctctctgcctactgtgatcttgctccgtcaaataaataaataaaatctttaaaaaaaaaaaaaaaattccaaagcttAACTGTGAGGTCCTTGAAATGAAGATCTTAACCTTGTATTCTGTCTAGCAGGCAGAAAATAGGCCCGTATTTCTATCTCCAATATCTGTATATAATGGAGCTCAATTTTTTATATAGTGAAATAATCCTGAATGCCTGCTATTTGCAAAACCTTGCCTTTTCCTGGCATGGtaacttagttggttaagcggctcaggttgtgatcccaggttcctgggatcaaatcctgcatgggtctccttgctcagcgaggaaggaacctgcttctccctctatctgctgctgctcctgcttgtactttctgacaaataaataaaatctttaaaaaagacaaaccttgccttttctgattttgcttttgcattttcatgttataattttattaatgttattacaGAACATAGCTTTAGCccatttagttaaaatatatacAAGTTTAAGCCACTGTGCTGTGACTTAGACTGATGGGCAGACAGGCCACATCTGAAATGGGTTATAGATTATGAACAAGGTAAATGTGTGGTCTCAAAGCTTATAATCCAAATGTGatcaattaaaatattcaaacttatatataaattcttatacTTTGCGCCTTACATATATATGCTACATGGAAGCATATCTCAGAAGTTGAGAGCAATAATTCACTAAGCTGATTTTAGTATTAGGTTGGGAATGGTTTTGTGAAATTCCtgatttgtttcccttttatCAGAAATAGTGTGTCCATGGCTGTAGGCATCTCTCTGTCTTGGTAAAAATCAGTGAGAAGAGGTTTTTATTATGGATTGGGCTTATGTGGGGGTGATTTTGGAGACAGTTTAAAGAAGCCAAGGGTTCTTCTAGTTTGGGTGTTGTCAGGAAACAGGAACAGTTTGATGACtgataatgaatgaaaaaaagagcTGAAATTTTCAGTGGGAGAGCACTATAGCTGGTCATTTGTGTGTTTACTTACATTCTGTCCTTGTCTATATTCATACGTGACAGCAGTCTTATTTTGTTTCATCACGGTAATGAAGTAACCTCAGATGATGTTCATTTTCTGTGAAATTTTTTATGTTCAGGAGGGGATGCAGTGATCTAGTTGTTAATTACTAGATAGGCCATGACACTGAggctctttctgtttttcctttgggtttgtgtgtgtgtgtgtgtgtgtgcctttttcctcccaagaaaataaagttatgaTATCACAAGAGTGTGGTTCCAGTATGACTAGAAGGAAGGGTATATGTGGGTAtatgaaggaaactgaagcagaagagTAGAAAGACAAAATCATGTTTATGTGTAGATTTTTAACAAAGCTAATAATGATCAGATTTGTTTCAGggaaaaaatcatcttaaaacaGAATAGTGATTCATTACAGGAAAGTAACACTGGGAAGGAGAGTAATTTGAAGGGtctttcatttatctttatttcagaATAATGGGGGTGTCTACCAAGGCTATGATAGAATAAAGAGGAAGTAATTTATTTAGCTGTTAGAATTGATAGGCCTTGATTGCTGATTGAAGTAGAAGtggtgaaggaggaggaaaaagtcaAGACTGATCACTTATGTTTGACTTGTATGGCTGGTTATACAAGTAACTATCAAAGTAACTAATTGTTACTTTAATAAAGTAgagcattattaataataaaataataaaaatcaatttataatataatttattgaattaatgattaatattaaataatatgatttaatataatttattaaattaataataaaatccttaataaaatagagaattaaagagaaggcttgggaaaaaataatgagttcatttttgaaaatattaaattgtgTATGATATACTTAAGACAAAATATCCAGAAATCAGTTGGACATAATTTTTTCCGTGATTGGGAAGTACTAGTTTATAAATTACAGGTTTCCCTGCTATCAGAAGAGCATTACTGTGAAAACTTTCATAAGCCTAAATggcataaaacaaagaaacagttaccactaatttatataaaaattctttaaccATTCCCAGACCCCAAAATGACTTCTCTTAGACTTTTCTGATACCtaaggacacatcttgctaacggAAGCACAGTTAAATTGTGATAAAGCACAGTTGCTCACAGGAGCAGTTCAGAGCTGTGGAGGCCTGGTGCTGAGCCGCTGAGTGTAGCTCCCAGGGAAGCCGCGTGGCGGGGCCACTCTCGCTGCTCAGGGTGTGAGGCCACTATAATGACTTGCTGCAAAACAAATGCTGaacactattttcatttttcacctttATTCATAAAAGTCAACATCCTCcttgatttcttttggttagcaAATAGATAGTAATATGGGTCTTTTGTTAAAAGCAAAGTGCATAATTTGAAAACTGACAAAGTGGGAGATACCTGTATAGTTAAATGGCAAAGGACCTAACTAGTTCTCTTAATGCAGTCAGGTCATAATTCTCCAAAGTTGGCAGTGAAAGCTTAATGGTCATGTGGCGAGAGTTGGCTAGAAAATCTAGATCTTAGAGTTCAGCTTTCTTCACGGAAGTCTATTAGTGGTGACTCTGAAACCCCTTTGGGGCCACTACTCTCCCCTTTGCTTTCTAGCCTGAGCTTAGTTACCAGTCTTTTCTCAAATCTCCCATAGCACAGCTAAGAAACCATTACCTTTGTACAAGGAAGACTCTACTAGAGGCTCAGGAATGCAATAGGAAAAATCGTCACAGAAAGTAATACATACTTAGCTGATCTGGCTATCACATATGGCTGGTGTTCAGTATATGCCCTTGTAATCTCTGGAGTGCTGTATATGGCTCTCTGAATAGCCCCCTAGCCTGCCTAATACCATGTTTCTCTCATCATGAGGTACACCCTTGAAGGCTAGATAGATACCTGCAAGGCTAGGCCCCAGAAAACAGAGCAGACAGAGCCATTCCTTCACCTTCTACTCTGTCTTCCCACTCTTTATTTCCTGTCCTTGGACTCAAACCCACCTATTTTTGAACAGCTTAATTCAGAAGTGCCCTTTCAAGGACACTTCTCTCTATTCATAGAAAATAACCCAAGAGTAGGGAGTGGTAGATAGAGTTCCTGCCTAGTGTCAAGTTATTACTTGAAATTACCTATTGCCAGCAGCCCCTGCTAAAAGACCTGGGAGTAGCTAATCTACCATGTGATTTCGACCCAACTGGATCAAAAGTAGACACCCAACCCAGGGAATACTAATCCAAAAGGTGTTGAGCCAgatcattttctctcccttgggGATTTAGAATTAGGATACTAAGTCAGTCAAATGATGTTGAGCCTGGAATGGGGTGGCCATTTTGTTCAAATTCATGTTGATAAACAAGCAGAGGAATGGAGTAAGTAAGTAATAGAAGTAGACAAAAGAGCCTTTCTCCCTTTGAGATGAAAGTAAAAGTCTAGTTGTTTCTGTCCTCAGGTGGTAAAACTTTTTCCTAAGTGAGGTTGTCTGTGTAGGCTTATAGTAAACTGTCCTATGTATACTAGCTTAaatgggtgtcttttttttttttttgccttgatttTGGAGCCATATGTATCTTGACTAAAACATAGGGCTGGATTTAATATTAATAGCAGCCTGTCTTATTTATGATGTTTTATAATTGATTGAGTTGTAGGAAAACTTTACCAtcgtttattgaatgaatggtaTCGGCATACAGGAACTGGAAAGTTGTTCagttctttaggaaaaaaaaaatctgtaaaccccccctttttttttccatgcataTTTAGGATACAATGTTTCTTGATTTTCAAAAAGTACAGTCAGTGTTAGTAATAGTTACCACCTCTTAAAGAAAACTATGTACCTGAGTCAGTAGCTTATACTTAAAAATTGTGAACTTGCCTATTTATTCAATTGACTGCTGTGATAAAGGTAATAGTAccttttggtcatttttattgGCCTGTTTTGAACATCTAGATCTCTATGTCTAAGTCATTATcttaaaagaataatagaaatttatctGGGTCTACACCAATAGtcatttcatattaaaatgtctgtttttcttcaatatatacatgaaatttttAGATATGACTCCACAGTGAAAGGAAAAGgtaacctaaaaataaatttctccacagatggaaaaagcaaaaaggagaggCAAACAAGTATTCCTTTATCCTCTGGCTATAATACAGTGTCATCAGATTCAACTCCCAGAACCTCAGCTGGTAGTTACTGTGGTTTGAAAGAGAATTCAGAGGTAAGAAAACTGGCAACTGCTTAGATGATTTCCTTTCTAAGGTCAGAACAAGCAAGCATTAGATTTAGTTGTAGATGCCATTGGCAAGAAAAAATAGTGGAACTGTAAATCTTAATCTCTCGTAAAAATTCTTTATGATAAGTAAATAGTACTTAATGCAATGTTTTAGAATGTGTTTTATATGTTCATGGTCCATCTTTGATGATGGTTTACTTTGAGAAATTGCCTaaatttgttgctttttaaattaaaggaaacaacaatccagaaaatggaaaggatgaaaaaaatgtaagtaacaGAAAGGggcaacagaaattcatttctctatAGGGAATTGTATAGGATTACAGTATATATGGAAAGTGCATGTGTGTTTCAAACCTTAAAGGTCTCTCAATCAGGTGTGGGATTCCCTTCAGGACTCCAGTGGGTAATAAATCCACCTACAGTTACGTGTTTGTGAGATGAGTCACTGTTTTGGTTTCCAACAAGTGATGTAAAACATTGTTAATGGAATTAATTGTGGGATTAAGCAGTGCAAAGATATTTGTGGTTGAAAGTTAATCAAGGGTATTATGTACTTTTGATAACTAatgtagtaaaatatttaatatatgtcgCTGGTTGGTTtggagacattttaaatattattagagTATTGCCAGTTTTTCAGACAGTTATTGGTAAAACAATACTAAAAATGATACTTGTTTCTTGTACAAATGTGAAACTACCAATGGGTATTAAAGagcaattaaaaggaaatatgaagaTATTGTGTAAGATTATTATGAAGTCTACTACTTTAATGAACTATATCATTTTTGAAATTTGATAAGTATTAAAATAACTTGGGCTTAAGAATTAAAGACTCATAATTCACTTTGGTTGCTATTTCTCCCCTCTGGCCATAGTATATACTTAATTACTGTTTATacctttaaataagaaaaatactgaaatttattttaggtTAAAAGCCTAATTTCAGCCACTTAAACCTATGCctcattatgaattttttttttacttagtatgATTTATTTGTTGTATTGCAGGTTTGAAGAAACCGCAGAGTTACTGAAATGTCCAAATCACTAATTATAGAATTTTCTGCATCAACTTCTCTAGGACTTTGGCTACTGtacatattgtatattttaagaattctctataaattttaatatgctacaatgtttttatgaagaatttgaatttcatttggTATATGAGTTTTTTCAATAttgaataaatactttttatgCTATGATTACACTTCTTTACTcggttttacttttttaagaaaaacttatgTGCCAGTACATTTCTTTTAGAGAGTGAAGTCATTACACCACTGTGTTTTTGTGTTGACATTTGTTGGCAGTGTGCTAagtaatatgttttttaaagtacagcCTTGTGGACCATGGTTTACATCCTGTTGGAAACATTCCAACTGGGATTTGCGTATTGTACCCAGGAGGCTCTCATGCATACCATCTTGCCATCTGTACTGACTAATATGTTgtaatgaaaagttaaaaatgctcattgacaatgaaatgaaaatacaattttagGCTAATCAAAAAGCAGTAATACATTTTTAGTTAACATTGAAAAAGTGAGAGTCTGATGCTCTTTTTGTATTTGGCAACAGGTCAGAAAGTTCACCACGAAAAGTGTGTTGAGTATTTTAGTGCTCTATTCCATAACACATTTTAAGACCAGCAGTACAGACACAGATGGTGGCCATCCAATATTACAAGATACACagtatggttttttgttttcttttaagcgACGGGAAGTTACATATGTTTCTAGAGAGAATAAAAGTCTTAGATGAAgttaaatcaagagaaaaatgaaattcacttTAAATTACTAGCTACATTACTAGacaaatgatctttttaaaaatgatatacgTAAAAAATGTAATAACGGCCctgagaaatttttaagaaaattgattccattatttggaaggaaaaaaggaggtttttttcccccttttttattattatttagatcaTCTGAttgcattttacttatttattatctgtTCATATTCTGTGTGTAATTTGATATTGTCACATGAGACTAACATTAAAAgttaatattaacattaaattCACTgtagaaataaagcatttttagtATTCTAATGTGTTTAGTCATtacaatttatgtattttaaaagttagcaTACACACTTAAATTTAGTAGaatttcagcaaatatttctagGATTAATGAACCCACTTagatttttccattataaaaaaaattacagaaatcaagattaaaagattttcttgtaaaagaaaaatctattaacTTCTAAACTATCAGTACCAGCATGGAATTATAGCTCCACCTTGTGGTTCATGTGTCAATATTTTACCTTCTATTAAAACAGCTGGTTTCCCgtaaaaacttattttatattttctcttttgaaaaactcaatttaggaaagaaatattttaagttttcttgtgCAACACAGAagaagaagttttcttttctctttgtctttttcttgcctCCCTGTCCGTTTTATATAGCATACATACACAGTTGTCCCTTCTACAACACAGGTGTGAGTGGCCCAGAATTGCACAGGTCCACTTGTACATGGATTGTTTTTGCAacacagtactgtaaatgtattttctcgtctgtatgattctttttctttctttcttttttaaaaagattttatttatttgagagagagagagagagaaagctctgagagggtgagagggagaagcagactccctgctaagcggggagcccgatgaaagactcaatcccaggaccctgggaccatgaccaaaGCTAAAGGGTTTGGTTCTTaataatgttgttgttgttttctctagcttacttcattGTAATAATACCATGtatggggtgccttggtgactcagtcggttgcctacagtttaggtcataatcctgggatcctgggttggaggcccacatggggctccctgttcagtggaggatctgcttctccctctctctctgcctccttcccctgctcatgttctgtgcctctatctctgtctttcaaataaataaataaatcttaaaaaaaaaaaagtgcagtatGTGGTACATATAACAAAAACAGTGTGTTACATCAACATTATGTCATTGGAAAAgattctggtcaacagtaggctattagtagttaggTTTTTGGGGAGTCCAGAGTTAAATGCAGATTTGACTGCATGGACAGTAGGCTCCCCAgcacctgtgttgttcaagggtcaactgtatatacaATTAGATTATTTGAAACTTCTTTAATTTGAACTTACATACAGTATGCAAAATATAAATAGCTATTGAAAATATAGTGAAAGATGTCTTATATTATCAAGTGGAAATTtggaatccaattaaaaaatatttttatgtaacaactcgaaacaaaaaggaataaatcaaCTCATATTAACACTATACATCTACACTTACAAAGAATCTCAGTACTACCCTGACAACATAATCTTTGCAGAAAACAAAGCTATTTTAACTTTGTTGAAGTTATTGAAGAGTCAAATAATTTCTTAGCTCTTCTAGAAATAGTAGAAAAGTTTTTTCTCATAATTTGGTAAGTGGCTTGTAACCTTAAACCCTTTTTGATTAACTTGAGGccttgagaaagtgagagaagagaaTCCTGGAGAGATTATTTGGAGCTACGTTATTAAAGTCTTAATTGGAATTTTCACTAACTCCATTCCCTTAATTCTCCCATAACCTgggtaaaatgtatttattatactaCCAACAAAAACATCTGCAGCGTGTGCTGCTCTATGTGTACTATACTTTGTGAATAGGTCTGGATAAAGATTATATAGGAACAGTTACATAAAGAATATGTTGAGGTAAAATACTAGTTAGAACAGATTAAAGAAAAGTAACATCAACAATGTGAaaatcctgggggcgcctgggtggctcagtgagttaagcctctacatttggctcaggacatggtctcagggtcctgggatcaaggcccactctctgctcagcagagagcctgcttccccctctttccctgcctgcctctctgcctacttgtgatctctgtctgtcaaatatataaaaccttaaaaaaaattttaaacagtgtGAAAATCCTAGACAAAGATAAGGATTCAAACGTTGGAAAAagtagctctctctctcttttttttttttttaattctagtattattaacataatgtatgtGGACTAAATAtattcactgaaaaataaaacttaaagactTTGGAACAGTATTTTATAACATTCATTACATACAGCTTTATATAATTGACAGGCACTTAGGGAAGCATTAAAAATCAAAGGACCTTGTCAATTTTACAAACTACAACACTTTTGGAACTT of Mustela nigripes isolate SB6536 chromosome 1, MUSNIG.SB6536, whole genome shotgun sequence contains these proteins:
- the CEP44 gene encoding centrosomal protein of 44 kDa, with the translated sequence MATGDLKRSLRNLEQVLRSLNYPQEVDCVGLVKGDTAASLPIISYSLTSYSPYVAELLMESNIELIAKNDLRFIDTVYKLLRDQFNYKPILTKKQFLQCGFAEWKIQIVCDILNCVMKKHKELSSLEKIPSQQRKKVSSVKSEPSSSTEKTSTEPVGIDITGRFMTSGKKKAVVIRHLYNEDGVNIPEDTISTVTDVSETFDVCNLKTTEIEIPEVKFPEIKSEQQDVQINPEITALQTMLVECQEKLQKLTLVESRLDSLEEKMKGKVMVNEKTWTNLLSRITLLETEMLLSKKNNEYIDFSEMNEDYESSNDMDILSPDGKSKKERQTSIPLSSGYNTVSSDSTPRTSAGSYCGLKENSEETTIQKMERMKKMFEETAELLKCPNH